The Phaeodactylum tricornutum CCAP 1055/1 chromosome 2, whole genome shotgun sequence DNA window TTTATTTCAAAGTGCTTTATCACCGTTCCGGCTCCCAATAGCGAAGACGACTCGAAGAAATAAACAAACGGTCTGCGATTCACTTTTACAGTTCGCTGTGCGTGTTCTTTCGTTGCTTACTATCCATTATTTAGCTAGTTTAGGCTCCGTGACAAAATATCTTTGGACTCAAGCGATGCGTCTTAAGGCTTCCTTCCTCGGTCTCTTTTTTGTTCATGTCGGCATATGTTCAGTACACAGCGAACAACGAATGTCGCAATAGGGTACCATTATTTAGTGCCCACGTCTAGAAAAAGAcgaattgcgtttgcggTGTTTATGAGTTACTCTTCGTCTACTCTTTGACTTACCGGACCGCTAGCAACAGGCTCCTGGTGCACGGGTCCACCTTGTCGTCGTGCGGTCTTACCCATCGGATTGGGCAAGTCTTCTGCCGCCGCCTCGTTCGGAAAGAGTTCACACTGAGCCTGCTGCATCATAAGGTGATCCACCAAGGTCAGCGCGACCATGGCTTCAACCATGGGTACGGCTCGAGGAAGGACGCATGGATCGTGTCGGCCCTTGCCGCGTAATTCAACTTCTTGTCCATCACGCGTCACCGTGCTCTGCAACAAAGGGCGAAAGAACAATTAAGTGATTGGAGCGTCAGCGAAATCAACCTCGGGGCAGTCCACTCCGACATGTTGATTGAATCTCTCAAAGTCTTACCTGTGCTTGTCCAATAGTGGAGGTTGGTTTAAAGGCAACGTGAATGACAATGTTTTCTCCGTTGCTGATTCCACCTTGGATGCCACCGGATCGGTTCGTCTTGGTGCGGGTCGCCCCGGTCTCGGGATCCACGTAGAACTCGTCGTTGTGATCCTTACCAGTCAAGAGTGTTCCGGCAAAGCCGTCTCCACTCTCAAAACCCTTGGCCGCGGGAATGGACAAGCAAGCCTTGGCCAAGTCCGCTTCCAATTTGTCAAAGACGGGAGCACCGAGTCCAGCCGGGACATTGCGCGCCACGCAGGTCACCACCCCACCAATCGAGTTCCCTGACTTGCGTATATCGTCAATCCGTGCCAACATGGTTTCCGCTGCTGCCTGATCCGGGCACCGCACCATGTTGGCGTCCACGTCCTCCATCGTGAAggtatcgtcgtccacgGAACAGCCAATGTCCTGCACTTTGGAAACGTACGCGAGAATCTCAATGCCGTTGTACTTGTGCAAGAGCTTACGAGCAATCGCTCCCGCCGCCACCCGTCCAATTGTTTCACGTGCACTGGAGCGTCCCCCACCGGCCACGGCCCGGACTCCGTACTTGGCGTCGTACGTGGCGTCCGCGTGCGATGGACGGTAGGCAACCTTCATGTCGTTGTCCAAATAATCCTGCGAGCGCTGATCCTTGTTCCGCACCAGCATGGCAATAGGCGTACCGAGTGTCAAACCATCCGGGGAAAGACCCGAGATGATCTCCACTGCGTCGGCTTCGTTCCGGGGAGTGGTGATGCGGGATTGTCCCGGACGACGGCGGTCCAGATCCATTTGAATTTCTTCGCGCGAGACAGGAATGCGGGGAGGACAACCGTCCAAGACGACAccgacgccgccgccgtgCGATTCACCCCACGTGCTGATCCGGAAGACGCGACCGAAGGAATTTCCTGTACCCATGGTCAGAGAAAAGGCGAGCGCCGAAGGGAAGAGCGTAACGACGCCCCAGACGGAGGCTAGTATCCTCATGTGTAGGCAAGTGTAGTCACGAATGTAATGATCGGAGAAGCGAACGTTTGCTCAATTTAGGCAGATGGATGACCTCGGAAGAGATCACGGACGTACTGCTGGTCGGAGGCGACTATCAGAAGAGAACCTGCCTACCAATCGACCGAGAGAGCGTCAACCCCATTCATGAGTTTCGTCGGTTCTCCCTGTGTCATACGAGTCACGATGTCTCCCTTTCGTGGTTTTCCGCAGAGAACATGGGTATTTACCTGTGTGCTCAGAACTAGTGAGACGGCCAGGCGAGCAAAACAAGAAGCACAGAGAACCAAATACGATATTGTGGGAAGCAGTTGGTGTTGCTAGTAGAcagaccgccttaaattcggtattttggaccaaaacaccgcaaacaccgcaaataacatttccaaaaacaccgcaaacaagactgaaataaagcaaacaagactaaCATATTGATTCAAATTTTCGAATCTTAAAAGACCTCTTCAGTTTTCCCCTAGcgaaaaaaccttttttaCTGGAGCTGTATAGTCCTTCCTTTGTCCTCTTCTCTAACATAAAGTATAGGTTTTTACAACAAGGCAGATTCAAATGTTGCCATAAACATCCTGTGACAGTTGCAGatggcattgacaaagctgTGATTGTATACAGCACAATTGATACAGTTCTACCATCAATGGTTCCGTTtgagctagctgtaagtgGCATGTGCCAGTTTGCTATATTTCTCATAAGAAATGAGCTCTAGACACCAGCGCAACATATAAGCAGAAGAGAGATCTTTAGACATTCATTGCCTTTCCCAGGGCCCATCAAGAGGAAGCTTTTCCCAGATAAAAATGCTTGTACTCCTCTTGTCTATGAGATTAAATGTAAGTcctttcttggattgcttggcGTTAGAAAACAGACAGTCTCCTCCCTAGCAAAATTTTTACGgagacttttccttccgaaacacatgatctccttactgtcagtcagatttatcaacaacagccataAACTGGGAGAAGGATGCAAGCCAACAGGAACTCACAGACTTCTCTCTTGAAGGAGGAGAACAGtccgaaagtgctttcctctcatattagaaaactgcgacAACACAGTGACAAGTAAATTTTACAGTACATAGAATATACGATATCGTTGCGACATAAAGTTGTTAAGTATAATACGCTAGGGTTAAgaataccgcaaacaccgcaaataaaagTCCCGatcacaccgcaaataagctatttgcggtgtttaccgaatttaaggcggtctgCTAGTAGACAGTTAGCAATAGTATTGCATCACTTGCTACTGACTAGAATTGGGGATTCAAATaccaaagccattgtcaatgTATTGTCCATACTCCACAAGCTCTGTTGCAAACAACGGAAGGATGCGGTGTTCATGGATGGCAAAATATAATGTGGTGTACATGGGTGCTGGCGGTGTACCCATGGTGGTACCGGTTTGATGACCCCAGAAGCTATTGCCAAACCCGAACACATTATGTTCATGACAATGGCAAGGCCATCAAGCAAACGTCATGCCAAGCTCAAATATACCTCAACTCAAAGTATGCACAGATTTCTAAAAGGGCGTGTATTGTATCAATGTTGGTATACATCAACACTGTGTCCAAAGAGAAGCACCAAGGGGACAAGGGAAGGGCAGCATGTACACAATGGCAGTTGCAAACATGTGTCAAGCTGCAGTAGACATATGGTAAGGCAGGTGACAGCTGTGTATCCACCCAAAGTCCAAGTCCTTGATAGAGGCTTCCACCGACAGATACAATAGGGCGGGTTTTCCAAGAAGTCTTATGGATTTTCGCTATCAATCATTGGCCAGTTCAAGCAAGCAAACCAAGAACTTTTGGAAAGGGTTGCGGCAATTGTGAAACATTGAATTGATAAAGGAATCTGGAATGGGTCAAAGAGTGGTAATGTGATTTGAGGCAGCTGTTTCCGTTAGCTGCCAATACATTGATGTACCAGTTAAATGATCTTGAAGTGCACGTCAGATATACATCAAGCATCCTATAATAGCTTGCCCAAGGTGTTTGTCTGTTTTATATACAATCAAGGAAAGGACATCATTGAGGATTAAATTGGCAGCCAAATGCAACGGAAGTACACTTGAGGGGGTTctgtttttggaaaaacagGCAACAAATGTGTTGATTAAAAACTGAAACGCATGCACAAAATTTGGTGGGAATATTGTGGGGAGGAGGCTCCCAGGTAAGAAAAAGTAAGTTGATGAGAAGAGACAAACTGTAAACTTACATTGGTGAAAAATCCTAAATGGTAATTGATTGGCTGAACCGTATGAAGACTGTTCTGTGCAAGACCTTCCCAAAAATTTTCAACTATAatgttggcttttgtgttggaaccCCTACTCTGCAAAGGACAGCATACCTGTTTGCAATCTGGAGAGTTTTGCGTATGTGGACATCCTTGGATCCGGGAAAGCCcctttccaacaaaacacaTGCTCAAATTTTGCTGTTGGCTTGGCATGCTTCTGTGGCACATGCATGCTTGTACATACAAGACTCATCCACCCTCTTTGACCTTGTGCAGGAGGAGCAGTACCAAGAATCACAGCGGGTTTCCCCATGGAAGTCTATCCTCATTGATCAAACACAATCAgccattggcattgttgcCCATTCTTGCATAAATCAACAGGAAACAGTTGCAAAGCAGGCAGATTGGTATTTCTAAAAGAAAGTTGCCATGGCCAATGGATTTCAATTTGCTAGGTACTATGCCATGGCCTGTTGTGCAAAGCCAAACTTGAATTTGCAGGAGCAATTTGATGCTCTGATTGGGCGTGCTATGGCAAGCAAGGCTGATAGGCTTGAAGCTTGCCATCTGAGCACACTCATTGTCAGGGATTCCGCAAAGGTGGCACCACTTGGAGTGTCGGTAGACACCATGGTTAGTCAAAAACGCATCAGGGCTGTCTGAGGTACAAATGATCTTGAGCAACACTGTGCCAGCTGCGGCCAATTGGAGGCTGCTGGCAGCTCAAAGAAAGCTCTCTTTCAGGAGCTGTTTGAAGTGCACAGCATCTTCACAACTCAACAAAGCAGCCTTGTTGACAGAGCTAGACGCTGGGCCAGGAATTGCAGCAATACTTACTGCATTTTGAAAGATTCCATTATGAATTGCTTTGATGGAAATGCGGATTTCTACTTTTCAAGCCTGCCAACAAAGCTTGCCATCACAAAACACACCAGCACTTGCTCAGATTGAAAGCAAattgacaaagaaaaaaatcttACGCAAAAATTCATTATAAAATTCTAGAAATTGTATGGAACTTGTCATGCATCTAACTTGAGTGGTATGCACCAAAACAACCATGGGAATATACAACTGCAAAAATCAAGGGTGGTATGCCATTGCAAAATTTGCTGCTCATATGTTCAGATTTGATGAAGATCAGAAGTAGTTattctgactgtgagttctgTGCATTGAAGCAACTCAATAGAAGATCTTGAGGTGACTGTGGAATGCTTATATGGTTGGTGGTTGGTCACAAGTTAATATGAGGTCATGAAATGTTGTAAAAAGTGTGCCCAAGTGCCCCACTCAACATAATAGCACCTTCTGTCCACTATTGAGACACTGAATGTCCTTCTAGTTCTTTCCACCGTGCTTTTCCCTGGGGTGCAAATGCTTGTTTCTGATTTACTCCAGCTCTTGTCCTGTGTATGCCCTGTTTTCCTGCAGTGACCACACTTATTTTCACTTCAGAACAAGACATCACATCGTTATGTTTGCTCTTACTATGCCACTTCCAGAAGTCTAAAATAATCTGCTTAAATGTATCTATTGGGATAGTTGTGTATACTTCACTTACCTTGACTTTCACTGCCTCTTAGGCCTCTGGGGATTGTCAATTATAAGTGCCTTCTCTGAAGTTCATTGCACATACAGTTCTGCTTGATCTTGCCCAAACAGGTATTCTAGTACTCCAGCTCCAAATATTATAGTTCATCCTTTTCATTTTCACTGCCAAGGTACAGTCCTTAAATGAATGCTCA harbors:
- a CDS encoding chorismate synthase (seventh step in the shikimate pathway; contains putative ER signal peptide at the N terminus (SignalP score = 0.999); putatively chloroplast targeted), with the protein product MRILASVWGVVTLFPSALAFSLTMGTGNSFGRVFRISTWGESHGGGVGVVLDGCPPRIPVSREEIQMDLDRRRPGQSRITTPRNEADAVEIISGLSPDGLTLGTPIAMLVRNKDQRSQDYLDNDMKVAYRPSHADATYDAKYGVRAVAGGGRSSARETIGRVAAGAIARKLLHKYNGIEILAYVSKVQDIGCSVDDDTFTMEDVDANMVRCPDQAAAETMLARIDDIRKSGNSIGGVVTCVARNVPAGLGAPVFDKLEADLAKACLSIPAAKGFESGDGFAGTLLTGKDHNDEFYVDPETGATRTKTNRSGGIQGGISNGENIVIHVAFKPTSTIGQAQSTVTRDGQEVELRGKGRHDPCVLPRAVPMVEAMVALTLVDHLMMQQAQCELFPNEAAAEDLPNPMGKTARRQGGPVHQEPVASGPTWALNNGTLLRHSLFAVY